From bacterium, the proteins below share one genomic window:
- the folK gene encoding 2-amino-4-hydroxy-6-hydroxymethyldihydropteridine diphosphokinase has protein sequence MCEVFLGLGSNLGDRAGTLDRAVAALASLGEVRRSRWYETAAVGLPGALAFLNGVVRLDTDLEPDDLLRQTRDIERQLGRDPLRRAGSRTIDIDILIYAGRVVSRPGLEIPHPRLHQRAFVLVPLAELAPNLVHPVLGRTVAEMLAEVGSAGVKAA, from the coding sequence ATGTGTGAAGTGTTCCTCGGGCTCGGGTCGAATCTCGGCGACCGGGCCGGGACTCTGGACCGGGCGGTCGCGGCGCTGGCTTCGCTGGGAGAGGTGAGGCGGTCGCGCTGGTATGAGACCGCGGCGGTCGGGCTGCCCGGCGCGCTTGCGTTCCTGAACGGCGTGGTCCGGCTGGATACCGACCTCGAACCCGACGACCTGCTCCGGCAGACCAGAGACATCGAGCGTCAGCTCGGACGTGACCCGCTCCGGCGTGCCGGGTCGAGGACCATCGATATCGACATCCTCATCTATGCCGGGCGAGTCGTCAGCCGGCCGGGACTTGAAATACCGCATCCTCGGCTCCACCAAAGGGCGTTCGTACTCGTTCCGCTGGCCGAACTGGCTCCGAATCTCGTCCACCCGGTGCTGGGCAGGACCGTCGCCGAGATGCTGGCCGAGGTCGGCAGCGCGGGAGTAAAGGCAGCGTGA